Proteins from one Pontibacter korlensis genomic window:
- a CDS encoding dihydrodipicolinate synthase family protein yields MAHKLDSRLKALLHEGTVIPAHPLALKADRKLEEQMQRQLTRYYMGSGAGGVAVGVHSTQFQIRDPKINLYETVLQLAAEEVEKAKLDRPFIKVAGICGPTAQAVKEAEVALKYGYDIGLLSMGGLQGWSEEQILERVREVARIMPVFGFYLQPSVGGRIFSYDFWLQFAEIMNVEAIKVASFNRYQTLDVMRAVCHSSRKDEIAMYTGNDDNIIADLMTTYRFTINGQAVEKEFVGGLLGHWAVWTSKAVGLLDEVKAYRKHKTAEVADALLTKGIEVTDVNAAMFDPAHAFHGCIPGIHEVLRRQGLLEGRWCLNPDEELSAGQMEEIDRVYAAYPHLNDDEFVKAFLKKENILV; encoded by the coding sequence ATGGCACATAAATTAGACTCAAGACTAAAAGCATTGTTGCACGAGGGTACCGTAATTCCGGCGCATCCGCTGGCCCTGAAGGCAGATCGAAAACTAGAGGAGCAGATGCAGCGCCAGCTGACCCGCTATTACATGGGCAGTGGTGCCGGTGGCGTGGCGGTAGGCGTGCACTCTACACAGTTCCAGATACGGGATCCAAAGATAAACCTATATGAGACAGTACTGCAGCTGGCCGCCGAAGAGGTGGAGAAAGCAAAGCTGGACCGCCCGTTCATTAAAGTAGCTGGTATCTGCGGCCCGACAGCGCAGGCTGTAAAGGAAGCTGAAGTAGCCCTAAAGTATGGGTACGACATTGGTTTGCTGAGTATGGGCGGTTTGCAGGGATGGTCAGAGGAGCAGATACTGGAGCGCGTGCGGGAAGTGGCAAGGATCATGCCCGTGTTCGGGTTTTACCTGCAGCCATCGGTGGGAGGTCGCATTTTTAGCTACGACTTCTGGCTCCAGTTTGCCGAAATCATGAACGTCGAAGCCATCAAAGTAGCCTCCTTCAACCGCTACCAAACCCTGGATGTCATGCGGGCTGTCTGCCATTCCTCCCGGAAAGACGAGATTGCTATGTACACGGGCAACGACGACAACATCATTGCTGACCTGATGACGACCTACCGCTTTACTATTAACGGGCAAGCGGTGGAAAAAGAGTTTGTAGGTGGCTTGCTGGGACACTGGGCCGTCTGGACGAGCAAAGCAGTTGGGTTGCTGGACGAGGTTAAGGCCTACCGTAAGCATAAAACTGCAGAGGTTGCCGATGCACTCTTAACCAAAGGCATTGAGGTAACCGACGTGAATGCGGCCATGTTCGACCCGGCACACGCTTTCCACGGCTGTATTCCTGGCATACATGAGGTGCTGCGAAGACAGGGACTGCTGGAGGGGCGCTGGTGCCTCAATCCGGACGAGGAACTCTCTGCGGGGCAGATGGAGGAGATTGACCGGGTATACGCCGCTTACCCTCACCTGAACGATGACGAATTTGTGAAAGCCTTTTTGAAGAAGGAAAATATTCTGGTATGA
- a CDS encoding NAD-dependent epimerase/dehydratase family protein → MKDLEKLEYELLSPSDKLLQDMAKIKGDILLLGIGGKMGPSMGKLARRAVEEAGLNKRIIGVSRFSDGSLRADLESHGIETIAADLLNEDDLRRLPEVENVLYLAGNKFGTTGKEAFTWAMNAYLPGRVAEKYGASNIVAFSTGNVYPLVPVTSGGLSEEYPASPVGEYGQSCLGRERIFQYFSQKNNTPTLIYRLNYAVDFRYGVILEIAKAVYEGREIDLRTGNVNVIWQGDANEIALRSLLHCESPAKILNVSGPETLSVKWVAEQFGLLFDKEPKFIHEAQPTALLSNASEAHKLFGYPRVTIREIIEITALWVTEGGSTFGKATHFQEREGKF, encoded by the coding sequence ATGAAAGATTTGGAAAAACTAGAGTATGAACTGCTGAGTCCTTCTGACAAGCTTCTGCAGGATATGGCGAAGATCAAGGGGGACATTCTACTGCTGGGCATTGGCGGGAAGATGGGACCAAGTATGGGTAAGCTTGCCAGACGTGCGGTGGAGGAAGCAGGTTTAAACAAACGAATCATTGGTGTTTCCAGGTTCTCTGACGGGAGCCTGAGGGCAGATCTGGAGAGCCATGGCATCGAAACCATTGCAGCCGACCTGCTCAATGAAGATGATCTGAGGAGGCTACCGGAGGTGGAGAATGTGCTTTATCTGGCGGGTAACAAGTTCGGCACCACCGGCAAGGAAGCCTTTACCTGGGCCATGAACGCCTACCTGCCTGGGCGAGTGGCCGAGAAGTATGGCGCCTCGAACATTGTGGCGTTCTCCACCGGCAACGTTTACCCGCTTGTACCGGTAACTTCGGGTGGCTTGTCGGAAGAGTATCCGGCCTCACCGGTAGGGGAGTATGGCCAGTCTTGCCTCGGCAGGGAGCGCATCTTCCAGTACTTCTCTCAAAAGAACAACACGCCTACGCTCATTTACCGCCTCAACTACGCTGTTGATTTCCGCTATGGCGTGATACTGGAGATTGCCAAGGCCGTGTACGAAGGCCGGGAGATAGACCTGAGAACAGGCAACGTGAATGTGATCTGGCAAGGCGACGCCAACGAGATCGCGCTGCGCTCGCTACTGCACTGCGAGTCCCCAGCTAAAATACTTAATGTGAGTGGCCCTGAGACTCTGTCTGTAAAGTGGGTGGCGGAGCAGTTTGGCCTGCTCTTCGACAAAGAGCCAAAGTTTATCCATGAAGCACAGCCGACAGCTTTATTAAGCAACGCCTCGGAGGCGCATAAACTGTTCGGGTACCCGAGAGTGACCATCCGTGAAATTATTGAAATCACCGCGCTTTGGGTAACAGAGGGCGGCAGCACCTTTGGCAAAGCCACACATTTTCAGGAAAGAGAAGGGAAATTCTAA
- a CDS encoding NRAMP family divalent metal transporter, whose amino-acid sequence MTAPVTEKKPIRQSALKRWLLSLGPGIITAALVFGPSKMTITSKMGADYGYSLLWIVAVAIFFMVVFAGMGARIGAVNKGSLLSLIRQQWGSKVAVAIGVGVFLVTTSFQAGNSIGVGIAIAEGTGTSPVLWVIVFNMFGIGLLFFRSFYKMLEKLMIFLVALMLFSFVTTLFMADPDAVGVANGFVPGVPTGSTGLIIAFTASCFSIVGAFYQSYLVQERAKLSKSTDKDGNITGGSTTGILILGVMSAVVLICAASVLHPQGIKVDSASQMAMALEPLFGSNASALFLAGLFGASFSSLVGNATVGGSLLGDALGYGSNLNSRQVKLFIALVMVAGATIAMLFGKLPLELIVFAQSVTIFLVPFIGVAMYLTANKVSVMGEQRNSLVTKFFGGMGLLLLIALAVSNAIDILK is encoded by the coding sequence ATGACCGCTCCAGTCACAGAAAAAAAACCGATACGCCAGAGTGCCTTAAAAAGGTGGTTGCTCTCCCTTGGCCCTGGTATCATCACCGCGGCCCTGGTATTTGGTCCCAGCAAGATGACCATCACCTCCAAGATGGGAGCAGACTATGGCTATTCGCTGCTTTGGATTGTGGCCGTGGCCATCTTTTTTATGGTGGTTTTCGCAGGCATGGGAGCCAGGATCGGGGCGGTTAACAAAGGTTCTTTGCTGAGCCTGATCCGGCAGCAGTGGGGCAGCAAAGTAGCCGTTGCGATTGGTGTGGGCGTGTTTTTGGTAACCACCTCTTTTCAGGCAGGAAACTCGATAGGCGTAGGAATTGCCATTGCCGAAGGAACAGGCACAAGCCCTGTCTTATGGGTGATCGTATTTAATATGTTCGGCATCGGGCTGCTGTTTTTCCGCTCCTTTTATAAAATGCTGGAGAAGCTGATGATCTTTTTGGTGGCCCTGATGCTGTTTTCCTTCGTCACAACCCTGTTTATGGCGGATCCCGATGCGGTTGGGGTGGCCAATGGCTTTGTGCCGGGTGTGCCCACCGGCTCGACAGGACTGATTATTGCATTTACGGCCTCCTGCTTTTCCATTGTGGGAGCCTTCTATCAGTCTTACCTGGTGCAAGAGCGTGCTAAACTCAGCAAGTCCACCGATAAAGACGGCAACATCACCGGTGGCAGTACCACCGGGATACTGATACTGGGTGTGATGAGCGCGGTGGTGCTGATCTGTGCTGCCTCTGTACTGCACCCACAGGGAATAAAAGTGGACAGCGCCTCGCAGATGGCCATGGCGCTTGAGCCTTTGTTTGGCAGCAATGCCTCTGCCTTATTTTTGGCTGGATTGTTTGGGGCCTCCTTTTCTTCGCTGGTAGGGAATGCTACCGTAGGAGGGTCCCTGCTGGGGGACGCCCTGGGGTATGGCAGTAATCTGAATTCCAGGCAGGTGAAGCTCTTTATTGCCTTGGTCATGGTAGCGGGTGCCACCATCGCCATGCTTTTCGGGAAGCTGCCCCTGGAGTTGATCGTGTTTGCGCAAAGCGTGACCATTTTCCTGGTGCCTTTTATTGGGGTGGCAATGTACCTGACCGCTAACAAGGTTTCTGTAATGGGAGAGCAAAGAAACAGTCTGGTTACCAAATTCTTTGGAGGCATGGGCTTGCTGCTCCTTATAGCCCTTGCCGTGAGTAATGCCATAGACATATTGAAATAA
- a CDS encoding PQQ-dependent sugar dehydrogenase, with amino-acid sequence MRHKLIGTLFFAALFGCVSSKDQEVLQKEYPIESTLELGSSVLGVSVVADSLDVPWDIAWGNDGSIWMTELKGTVSRLDLGTGEKHELLKIDDVWHKRTAGLLGMALHPDMERHPFVFVNYTAREGKDSTIVSKLVRYTYKANTLTKAKTLLQIEGNMGHNGARVAFTKDGKLLWATGDAVKDGYAQDTTVLNGKILRINIDGSVPADNPIKGSYVWAWGFRNMQGLAVASDGQVYTSEHGDATEDEINLIKPLHNYGWPEIEGFHDKNEENLIAAKYQRTEPLKSWTPTIAPAGIAMYESEAIPEWKNAILLGTLKGKSLRVLKLNADGTAITSEEIFWENEYGRLRDICVSPSGDIYVATSNRDWNPSPGFPKENDDRILLIRKVKESEIPPQLLASNAKGGEAVTQELTGATLYSQYCSSCHKDDGAGVAGTFPPLQGAEQVTGDKAVLMNIVLNGLSGPIVVKGNKYDQAMPAFSFLKDDELASILTYVRGSWGNNASAVSIDEVKSFRKK; translated from the coding sequence ATGAGGCATAAGCTCATAGGAACACTGTTTTTCGCGGCACTATTTGGGTGCGTGAGCAGCAAGGACCAGGAGGTGCTTCAGAAAGAGTACCCTATCGAGTCTACGCTGGAGCTGGGGTCCTCGGTATTGGGCGTAAGCGTGGTAGCCGATAGCCTAGACGTTCCCTGGGACATTGCCTGGGGAAACGATGGCAGCATCTGGATGACAGAGCTGAAAGGCACTGTGAGCAGGCTGGACCTGGGCACCGGGGAAAAGCACGAACTGCTCAAAATAGATGATGTGTGGCATAAGCGAACAGCGGGCCTGCTGGGCATGGCCCTGCACCCGGACATGGAGCGCCATCCTTTTGTGTTTGTGAATTATACGGCGCGTGAAGGAAAGGACAGTACCATCGTCTCAAAGCTTGTCCGGTATACTTACAAAGCCAATACGCTCACCAAGGCCAAGACTTTGCTGCAAATAGAAGGCAACATGGGCCACAATGGGGCGCGGGTGGCTTTTACAAAGGATGGCAAGCTGCTTTGGGCCACCGGCGATGCCGTGAAGGATGGGTATGCGCAGGACACGACTGTCTTGAACGGCAAAATCCTGCGGATAAACATCGATGGTTCAGTGCCAGCTGATAATCCAATCAAAGGAAGCTACGTCTGGGCCTGGGGCTTTCGGAACATGCAGGGCCTGGCAGTTGCCTCTGACGGGCAAGTTTATACTTCCGAGCATGGAGATGCGACCGAAGACGAGATCAACCTGATCAAGCCCTTGCACAACTATGGCTGGCCGGAGATTGAAGGCTTCCATGACAAGAACGAAGAGAACCTCATCGCGGCAAAGTATCAGCGAACAGAGCCTTTAAAATCCTGGACCCCAACCATAGCGCCTGCCGGAATTGCCATGTACGAATCTGAGGCCATCCCGGAGTGGAAAAACGCTATCCTGCTCGGTACCCTGAAAGGCAAGAGCCTGAGAGTGCTGAAGCTTAACGCAGATGGAACAGCCATTACCTCAGAGGAGATTTTCTGGGAGAACGAGTACGGCAGGCTGCGGGATATCTGCGTCTCTCCGTCCGGTGATATTTATGTAGCCACCAGCAATCGCGACTGGAATCCCTCGCCGGGTTTCCCGAAAGAAAACGATGACCGGATTCTCCTCATCCGAAAAGTCAAAGAATCAGAGATACCGCCACAACTGCTTGCTTCCAATGCAAAAGGCGGGGAAGCAGTGACGCAGGAGCTTACGGGGGCGACCTTGTACAGCCAATACTGCTCCTCCTGCCATAAAGACGATGGAGCGGGTGTTGCCGGCACGTTTCCTCCGTTGCAAGGGGCCGAGCAGGTAACGGGAGACAAAGCCGTGCTGATGAACATTGTGCTCAATGGCCTATCTGGCCCGATCGTGGTAAAGGGTAACAAGTATGATCAGGCCATGCCCGCTTTCAGTTTCCTGAAAGACGATGAACTGGCCAGTATACTGACCTATGTCCGGGGTAGCTGGGGCAATAATGCCTCCGCAGTAAGTATAGACGAAGTAAAATCCTTTAGAAAGAAATAA
- a CDS encoding FAD-dependent oxidoreductase, translating to MKRRNFIELLTATGGAVATASLVAIPEIALAEVQKAVAPNGDEKLTADIVIVGGGLGGVAAAMAALRNSQTVVLTEETDWIGGQLTSQGVPPDEHRWIETHGATQLYRDFRNGIRDYYRRNYPLTEQAKQNPLLNPGDGAVSRLCHEPRVALAVLQDMLAPYISSGKLVLLLRHKVSDAQVSGNKVGSVTVRDLQSGKHKTLLAPYFVDATELGDLLPLTGTEFVTGTESKKETRELHAPDKANPDSNQAFTMCFAMDYVPGANHVIDKPEDYDFWVNHVPELNPAWAGKLLALHYSDPRTLKPKNLGFHPEGHKTGDMLNLWNYRKIINKENFKEGVYAGDITIVNWPQNDYMLGNLIGASEKEFDKHVRSAKQLSLSLLYWLQTEAPRPDGGKGWPGLRLRKDIMGTEDGLAKYPYVREARRIKAVFTVLEEHVGKENRAKVAKRTEREKAASFYDSVGTGYYHIDLHPTSDKVNYVDFASLPFQIPLGALLPVRMENLLPANKNIGTTHITNGCFRLHPVEWNIGESVGMLVKFARSKSVIPRKVREDKALLAEFQDFIRSQGIATEWPKNTSSDEA from the coding sequence ATGAAAAGGAGAAACTTTATTGAATTACTGACGGCTACTGGAGGAGCCGTGGCTACAGCTTCCTTAGTAGCTATCCCAGAGATTGCCTTGGCCGAAGTGCAGAAGGCTGTCGCACCGAATGGAGATGAAAAGCTAACAGCCGACATTGTTATCGTGGGAGGGGGACTAGGAGGAGTAGCAGCTGCAATGGCTGCCTTGCGAAACAGTCAAACGGTGGTTTTGACAGAAGAAACAGACTGGATAGGGGGGCAACTTACAAGCCAAGGTGTACCCCCAGACGAGCACCGATGGATTGAAACACATGGAGCCACTCAGTTGTACCGAGACTTCAGAAACGGGATTCGCGACTACTATAGACGTAATTACCCACTGACAGAGCAAGCGAAGCAGAATCCATTGCTGAACCCTGGGGATGGAGCGGTTTCCCGGCTATGTCATGAGCCAAGGGTAGCATTGGCCGTGTTGCAAGACATGCTTGCTCCCTATATCAGCTCTGGCAAACTAGTGCTATTGCTGAGGCATAAAGTGAGTGATGCCCAAGTAAGCGGGAACAAGGTCGGTTCTGTGACCGTCAGGGATCTGCAGTCGGGCAAGCATAAGACCCTGCTTGCGCCTTACTTTGTCGATGCCACGGAGCTTGGGGATTTGTTACCCCTCACAGGTACGGAGTTTGTCACAGGGACCGAGTCTAAAAAAGAAACACGTGAGCTGCATGCGCCGGATAAGGCGAACCCTGACAGCAACCAAGCCTTTACCATGTGCTTTGCTATGGATTACGTGCCGGGGGCAAACCATGTGATTGATAAACCTGAGGATTATGACTTTTGGGTTAACCATGTACCGGAGCTAAACCCTGCCTGGGCAGGAAAGTTGCTGGCGCTGCATTACTCTGATCCACGGACCTTGAAGCCAAAGAACCTGGGCTTTCATCCTGAGGGGCACAAGACAGGCGATATGCTAAACCTTTGGAACTACAGGAAAATCATTAACAAGGAGAATTTTAAGGAGGGTGTCTATGCTGGAGACATCACGATTGTTAACTGGCCACAAAACGATTACATGCTTGGTAACCTGATAGGTGCATCAGAGAAAGAGTTTGACAAGCATGTGCGGAGTGCCAAGCAGCTTAGTTTGTCGCTGTTATACTGGCTCCAAACGGAGGCTCCCCGACCAGATGGGGGCAAAGGCTGGCCTGGACTGCGCCTGCGGAAGGATATCATGGGAACAGAGGATGGCTTGGCAAAGTATCCTTATGTGCGGGAGGCACGACGTATCAAAGCAGTCTTTACCGTCCTGGAAGAGCATGTGGGGAAGGAGAACCGGGCTAAAGTGGCCAAGCGGACGGAGCGGGAGAAAGCTGCCTCCTTTTATGATAGTGTGGGAACGGGGTATTACCACATTGACCTGCACCCCACATCGGATAAAGTAAACTATGTGGACTTTGCGTCCTTGCCGTTCCAAATTCCGCTCGGGGCACTTCTTCCGGTAAGAATGGAGAACCTGCTGCCAGCCAACAAAAATATAGGTACCACCCACATCACGAACGGCTGTTTCCGCCTACACCCGGTGGAGTGGAATATTGGGGAGTCAGTAGGCATGCTCGTCAAGTTTGCCCGCAGCAAAAGTGTGATCCCTAGAAAAGTCAGGGAAGACAAGGCACTGCTGGCAGAGTTTCAGGATTTTATCCGATCGCAGGGGATAGCAACCGAGTGGCCAAAAAATACTTCCTCAGATGAGGCATAA
- a CDS encoding RagB/SusD family nutrient uptake outer membrane protein — MKNRITYIAGLCLSLTFLGGCESFLDKEPLDSPAQGTFLTNENAVNVSLNALYRSIDWGYGLVPYQSATDAWTDIAILRANDLGEGTFDTYNSHPAGLWRYAYTTIQRANTIIEGMEPHKDKMSPAAFNRMQAEARVLRAWAYHYLVFMFGDAPLITKPLLPAEFKTQVRTPKAEIIAFIYKELDEAGGVLDWAPTERGRVSRAVAMGLKARTALYNGDYALAKAAAKDVMDNAGLSLNPHFGDLFTRSGQQPNAGGEIMLEVLYTDAEVTSRTNLPLGNASRAAGGQSGRFPTQRLVDMFEASDGKRIDESAVYDPQNPRANRDLRLKYTVAMPGDTVTMNLVTFVYDIYNNTTSFKNPDGSWTVKSNADFDNPFGPAKSGVGYLWSKYTMTDENAFQSRVSFILMRYAEILLTYAEASIEDNTVDEATIEAINQLRSRAKQPLVPADIQADREELRELIRRERTVELAVEGFRWFDIRRWGIAELVMPGKVVGISKSGTDLPPVPNFKTTPVHDLNSIPDYTGQLEDRYTRETRFWYPRLILLPVPQAERDINPDLTQNSGW; from the coding sequence ATGAAAAATAGAATAACTTATATAGCCGGCCTATGCCTTTCTTTAACCTTTTTGGGAGGATGTGAGAGTTTCCTGGATAAAGAACCGCTTGACTCCCCTGCGCAAGGCACCTTCTTAACAAATGAGAATGCAGTCAATGTGTCCTTAAATGCGCTCTACCGCTCCATCGACTGGGGTTACGGCCTGGTGCCCTACCAATCCGCTACGGATGCGTGGACTGACATTGCCATCCTGCGTGCTAATGATCTGGGCGAGGGAACCTTTGATACCTACAACAGCCATCCTGCAGGGCTGTGGCGATACGCCTATACAACGATCCAGCGGGCAAATACCATAATAGAGGGTATGGAACCTCACAAAGACAAAATGTCGCCGGCAGCATTCAACCGCATGCAGGCGGAGGCCCGTGTCTTGCGTGCTTGGGCTTACCACTACCTAGTGTTTATGTTTGGGGATGCTCCGCTGATCACAAAGCCGCTTTTGCCGGCTGAGTTCAAGACCCAGGTACGCACCCCAAAGGCAGAAATCATTGCCTTTATCTACAAAGAGCTGGATGAGGCAGGGGGAGTGCTGGACTGGGCACCGACAGAGCGTGGCCGGGTAAGCAGGGCTGTAGCGATGGGCCTTAAGGCCCGCACGGCGCTCTACAATGGAGACTACGCTCTAGCCAAGGCAGCGGCCAAGGATGTCATGGATAATGCCGGGTTGAGCCTGAACCCACACTTCGGTGACCTTTTCACCCGTAGCGGGCAGCAGCCAAACGCAGGCGGGGAGATTATGTTGGAGGTGCTGTATACAGACGCTGAGGTAACCTCGAGAACGAACCTGCCCTTGGGCAACGCCTCCAGAGCAGCTGGAGGGCAGTCAGGCCGTTTCCCCACCCAGCGCCTGGTGGATATGTTTGAGGCCTCTGATGGTAAACGAATCGATGAATCAGCGGTGTATGACCCGCAGAACCCCCGGGCAAACCGGGACCTACGCTTGAAGTATACGGTGGCAATGCCTGGAGATACGGTCACGATGAACTTAGTAACCTTTGTGTATGATATTTACAATAACACAACCTCTTTTAAAAACCCAGACGGCAGCTGGACTGTGAAGTCCAATGCTGACTTTGATAACCCCTTTGGGCCGGCCAAAAGTGGGGTAGGCTATCTCTGGTCTAAGTATACCATGACGGACGAGAATGCTTTCCAGTCCAGGGTAAGCTTTATCCTGATGCGATACGCCGAAATTCTGTTAACTTACGCAGAAGCCTCTATTGAGGATAACACGGTTGATGAGGCCACGATTGAGGCTATTAATCAACTGAGAAGCCGTGCCAAGCAGCCCTTGGTGCCTGCCGACATTCAGGCGGACCGGGAGGAGCTTCGAGAGCTGATAAGAAGGGAGCGAACAGTAGAGTTGGCCGTAGAGGGTTTCCGCTGGTTTGATATACGTCGGTGGGGTATCGCTGAGCTTGTGATGCCAGGTAAAGTGGTGGGTATCTCGAAATCAGGCACCGACCTGCCTCCTGTTCCAAACTTCAAGACAACGCCGGTACATGACCTAAACAGCATTCCGGATTACACAGGGCAGCTTGAGGATCGTTACACCCGTGAGACCCGTTTCTGGTATCCACGGCTGATACTGCTCCCCGTGCCACAGGCAGAGCGGGATATAAACCCTGATCTTACGCAAAATAGCGGTTGGTAG